A window of the Cryptomeria japonica unplaced genomic scaffold, Sugi_1.0 HiC_scaffold_78, whole genome shotgun sequence genome harbors these coding sequences:
- the LOC131864163 gene encoding disease resistance protein Roq1-like produces the protein MASSSSSNQENQAFSAFSEIEPAGKRRKVSESSTLYDVFINHRGLDVKLTLATQLYNSLEQLGIRAFLNSQEKELENSFPSNVETAIRSAKVHIAIFSPRYAESPWCLAELLLMLESKAKIIPVYYKVKPSDLRYIQSGHYHDAFFEYKEKGRYSDKLDAWMKALQSLSFTAGKEYNSAGDCEKIVEVVQKEVQRKTCLHVAEHPVGLKNLVKDFERRCLHERVQDFENQYGLGERKHKPNIIGIFGMSGLGKTTLAKELFNRMRSNYYGASFLSDVREQSMRNELPSLQSRLLKDLFDKNLTFRSTEEGTSCIEDNLQRSPTLSFMIVLDDIDNVVQLSSLRIMDILKKSENSLVIVTTRDVGVLITAGITVDYNLKEMDKNDARELFCWHAFSQAHPRSGYEVLVDDFIGICGGLPLSLEVLGGQVRGRDQEYWRSMLIEVKELLPQDVKQRLRISFDALEDEEKQIFMDIACFFVGKPKSIAERVWEGSGWDAQSTMQTLKEKCLVEEKVIENFNTYEGAVLRMHNHLRDLGREMAHEHSPPHRLWRPQDLKSLELMGHETILAKTNVRCFQSIFDESMGSQVTFFLAQSDSCVETSAFLLWLQLEGNSSELPSIPSWIPLRKLQCLKIKGGRFNRLWEDHMQVPSQLKELQISETFLKEIPDLGMSDTLEKVLLDSRGLPIAGLPLLESLNMNLCSLCLRSSTLKGEQVSTKRGQNILRESLVILNFQFNEMDWDNERPSCSAEGPMSGLEKLEISDEDCVSKILISEMNHPSLESIKLHDMKELVEVDLRMIETLSYVEITNCKKLGSVLGIPNLVNLVEIEISGCGKLEFEYLCFSSMRCLERIKFDRNVMLKCFVLNDCQNLKTAQFCCQKLVELSIRDCPEIVEIPAFVGPSCLKRILIDRCGKLEYLQLNGCHNLKSVSGNFEIRRLCISDCPELEELPDLATLISLSLQRCKDLQIVAGICDHMELRELIISDCPELEELPNLFRLSYLERIVIDSCENLHSISGIEDLHLPKYMKLCYCSNAVIRNCIHKLKGVPSEVMYMLGKPVDGAESSLNECLFSDANIGVDGVIESGACPNWLELSFVIGCFVVVVDSHTSVEDINASLDPNYGLKVREGEWIITMVASANLTCYCCNYMEISNALRRHGIMKKGFRLEVKKGEEGKSLSVLHTIVDTLYL, from the exons ATggcatcttcttcatcatctaaCCAGGAAAATCAGGCATTTAGTGCTTTCTCTGAAATAGAACCTGCCGGCAAAAGAAGGAAGGTTTCTGAATCTTCAACATTGTATGATGTGTTCATCAACCACAGAGGCCTCGATGTCAAACTTACTCTGGCTACTCAGCTTTACAATTCCCTTGAGCAGTTGGGAATACGGGCATTTCTTAATTCCCAAGAGAAGGAACTTGAAAATTCGTTTCCTTCTAATGTTGAGACAGCCATTCGCTCTGCTAAGGTACACATAGCCATCTTTTCCCCAAGATATGCAGAGTCCCCTTGGTGTTTGGCTGAGCTGCTTCTCATGTTAGAAAGCAAGGCTAAAATTATTCCCGTGTATTATAAAGTGAAGCCTTCTGATCTCCGCTACATACAAAGTGGACATTACCATGATGCATTCTTTGAGTATAAAGAAAAGGGCAGATACTCGGACAAGCTTGATGCTTGGATGAAAGCCCTTCAGTCTCTGTCATTTACAGCCGGCAAAGAATATAACAG TGCTGGGGATTGCGAAAAAATAGTAGAAGTTGTGCAAAAGGAAGTTCAAAGGAAAACATGTTTGCATGTTGCTGAACATCCAGTGGGGCTTAAAAATCTTGTGAAAGATTTTGAAAGGCGATGCCTTCATGAACGTGTACAAGATTTTGAAAACCAGTACGGGCTGGGAGAAAGGAAGCATAAGCCTAACATCATTGGCATTTTTGGCATGAGCGGACTGGGGAAGACAACTCTCGCCAAAGAGTTGTTTAACCGAATGCGTTCAAATTACTATGGAGCAAGTTTTTTGTCTGATGTGAGAGAACAGTCTATGAGAAATGAACTACCTTCTTTACAAAGTCGGCTTCTCAAAGATCTCTTCGACAAAAATCTGACATTTAGAAGCACAGAGGAAGGAACAAGCTGTATTGAAGATAATCTACAAAGGAGCCCCACTTTAAGCTTCATGATTGTTTTAGATGACATCGATAATGTGGTGCAGTTAAGTTCTCTACGAATCATGGATATCTTAAAGAAATCGGAAAATAGTCTGGTTATTGTTACGACCCGTGACGTGGGTGTGCTTATAACCGCAGGGATTACTGTTGATTATAATTTAAAAGAAATGGATAAAAATGATGCAAGGGAACTCTTCTGTTGGCATGCCTTCAGCCAAGCTCATCCACGCAGCGGGTATGAGGTGCTGGTTGACGACTTCATAGGCATATGTGGAGGCTTACCTTTGTCTCTTGAAGTTCTGGGTGGACAAGTTCGTGGTAGAGATCAAGAATATTGGAGGTCAATGTTGATTGAAGTTAAAGAGCTGCTCCCACAGGATGTAAAGCAAAGACTTAGAATAAGTTTTGATgcattagaagatgaagaaaaacaaATTTTCATGGATATTGCTTGCTTTTTTGTGGGGAAACCAAAGAGTATAGCTGAAAGAGTATGGGAGGGATCGGGATGGGACGCTCAAAGTACAATGCAAACACTCAAAGAAAAGTGTCTTGTAGAAGAAAAGGTAATAGAAAATTTCAATACATATGAGGGAGCTGTATTGAGAATGCATAACCACCTGAGGGACTTGGGAAGAGAAATGGCACATGAGCACAGCCCTCCTCATCGCCTGTGGCGTCCTCAAGATCTGAAATCCTTG GAATTAATGGGTCATGAGACTATACTCGCCAAAACCAATGTCAGGTGTTTCCAATCCATTTTTGACGAGTCCATGGGCTCTCAAGTTACATTCTTTTTAGCCCAATCAGATAGTTGTGTTGAGACATCAGCTTTCTTACTATGGTTACAGCTTGAGGGCAATTCCAGTGAACTACCAAGCATTCCATCATGGATTCCTCTTCGAAAATTGCAATGTTTAAAAATAAAAGGTGGACGATTCAATAGGTTGTGGGAGGATCACATGCAG GTACCCTCCCAGTTGAAAGAGCTGCAAATTTCTGAAACTTTTTTGAAAGAGATCCCAGATCTAGGAATGTCAGATACTTTAGAGAAAGTTCTCTTAGATTCCCGAGGATTGCCAATAGCAGGTTTGCCTTTACTAGAATCTCTCAATATGAATCTTTGTAGTTTATGCCTCAGGTCTTCCACATTAAAGGGGGAGCAGGTTTCCACTAAAAGAGGCCAGAACATTCTGCGTGAATCTTTGGTTATCTTGAATTTCCAATTTAATGAGATGGACTGGGATAATGAAAGGCCGTCCTGTAGTGCTGAGGGCCCTATGAGTGGCCTTGAAAAGCTGGAGATCAGCGATGAAGACTGTGTATCCAAGATCTTAATTAGTGAAATGAACCATCCAAGCCTTGAGTCTATCAAACTTCATGACATGAAGGAACTTGTGGAAGTGGATTTAAGAATGATAGAGACATTAAGTTATGTTGAGATTACAAATTGTAAAAAACTGGGAAGTGTGTTAGGAATACCCAATCTTGTAAATCTTGTAGAAATTGAAATTTCTGGTTGTGGAAAGCTCGAGTTTGAGTACTTGTGTTTCAGTAGTATGAGGTGTCTGGAGAGGATAAAATTTGATAGAAATGTGATGCTGAAATGCTTTGTGCTGAACGATTGTCAAAATTTAAAAACAGCACAGTTTTGTTGTCAAAAGCTTGTAGAATTAAGCATCCGTGACTGTCCTGAGATCGTGGAGATCCCAGCTTTTGTAGGTCCAAGTTGCCTCAAGAGGATTTTAATTGATAGATGTGGAAAGTTAGAATATCTCCAATTGAATGGTTGTCATAATTTGAAGAGTGTGTCAGGTAACTTTGAGATTAGACGGTTGTGTATTAGTGATTGTCCTGAGCTGGAGGAATTGCCAGATCTTGCCACACTCATCAGTCTGTCTCTACAAAGATGCAAAGATTTGCAAATAGTAGCAGGAATCTGTGACCATATGGAGCTTAGAGAGCTAATTATTAGCGACTGTCCAGAGCTTGAGGAGTTGCCAAATCTTTTCAGACTGAGCTACTTGGAGAGAATTGTTATCGACTCCTGTGAGAATCTACATAGCATATCAGGCATTGAAGACCTCCATCTACCAAAATATATGAAACTTTGTTACTGCAGCAATGCAGTAATACGGAATTGCATTCATAAGTTGAAG GGTGTCCCATCGGAGGTAATGTATATGCTTGGAAAACCAGTGGACGGAGCAGAGTCCTCTTTAAATGAATGTCTGTTTTCTGATGCTAACATTGGCGTCGATGGAGTGATTGAAAGTGGTGCTTGTCCAAACTGGTTAGAATTGAGTTTCGTTATTGGATGCTTTGTTGTTGTGGTTGATAGCCATACTTCAGTAGAGGATATAAATGCATCACTTGATCCCAACTATGGGCTTAAGGTGCGTGAAGGAGAATGGATAATTACAATGGTAGCATCTGCTAATTTGACCTGTTATTGTTGTaattatatggaaatttcaaatgCGCTGAGGAGGCATGGAATAATGAAGAAGGGGTTTCGGTTGGAGGTGAAGAAAGGTGAAGAGGGGAAAAGTTTGAGTGTGCTACATACAATTGTTGATACTTTATATTTATGA